cagtCGTGTGCAATGCGATTTCAACAGCTCAAGATAAAGACATAGGCctactaaaatataaaacataaaataatcccTACAACAACTACcaacactaaataaaaataaaaaaagaagagattTCCATAAACACACTGTTTTTGCTCACAAGCCATATGTTCAGAAAAATCAACTGAAACTTCCAGCCAAGAGTGCATTTAAGAATATCATAGGCTATCTTATACATTATTAGCCATTTGTTCCGTCCACGTTACTATTTCATGGTATAGGCTACACATAACACCCATCGCGGAAACAATCAAACCATCGGTTACTTACATGATCGGCTAAGTTAGTGGAAGATCCCGAGATGTCCTCGTGGTCTGATTTTGAGTTGCCATCCCGTTCATCAATCACTAAATCTATGGGCATTTTCCCCTTCAAACAGCTGATGTACCGATGGCAGAAATTATCGCAGAGTTCGTGCACCTTTGAGCAGAGAAAAGAGCCGCAATTAAAGACAGGAACAATAGAGAGATGATAGCGATGCTGTTATTCTCTAGAGACACATGCAACAAGTTCATCCACAAACATACACGCTAACAGACCTTCGCTGAAACTATAACTTGCTcgtgaaattatttatttaggcttataagtaataaataagaaTATTGCTGTCACATTCCGTTTAAACCACTATCTACGGAACGTGGAAATAACATGGTTTTAATGTCAAATTATGTTAGGGGTCATTTTGtcaaataatatgtatttatttatttatttttattacaccaagtaataataataattaattaacaaataaattaacacacacaacaacaacaaaaattggtGATGAGAGAAGTAAATCCAtccaaattatgttttaattaaatcaatacaAATCAATGAAAGATTACCTTTTCTAACTCCAAAAGATGAAACCGTAATACTTGTATGGCTTGTATCATCTGTAAAGAGAAACGGACGTCGTTAGCTGTGCCTTCtttgcaatttaattttaatattcgtTGCATTATATTTCGCAGTGAACAAAAACCTCCCATtccagtagaaaaaaaaaataggataaataataataaataattaaataatatgcttgagaaataaaaagcatttttttatatatatttaaaaattgcaGGTGGAATGATTGGCTTGTGTGAAGTGTGAAGGGCGTTGATGGTGATCTCAGCCCTATAATGAGTGACTTATTTCACGCTATACTCTCGCGCTCACTTCAAACAGTCCCGCCACACATTAGATCCCCTCGTATTTACTTTCACTATCTCCAGATCCATTGCAGGAAAAAAAGTCTCGAAAAAAACGAGTCGCACTCATTTTAGAGAGCTCGAGTGCACGGCTATATTGAAGACAAGCAGTGCTGAAGCGTTATCTTACCAAATTATCCAATTCAGGATTCGAAGAAAATAATGGTTTTTCTGCGCGGACCTAAAACAAATCAGAATGAAGATTAATAGCAATCGATGGAAATATTTGCAGCaattcaaacaaataataatgataataataaattaaaaaattacatttaaaaaaacattaaaatgcactaaTCTGGTTAAAGAAGAAAACGAAAGTCGTTTAATGTAGCTACTTACAACATCCAAACgcataaatgaaaatacatttagcAGTCCTAAATGAAAAGGACGCTTTTAAGTAATCGATCATGTGTGTctttgtttgaatgctttaaacgcATGGGAAGCTCGAGGTGTTAGATGAGAGGCTCGTGAGTGACCTGTTTGGCGAAGACAGCGATGTCCTCGTTGAAGGAGTCTGAGGAGCACACATCTCCTCCAGCGACCCCGGGCTCGCGAGGAGTGCATGTGGCCAGCTCACACTTCTCAAAGACCAGAGCCAGCAGAGGAAACAGAGGATGACTGCAGGGACAACAACAACACGATAACCTTCAGATCAACTGGAGAAGAAAACGAGCGACAGAGAGTAGCCCAATAGTTCGAGCACGACGGGGAACAGACTGCGTGCCGAAACTAAGCAGAAATCCCAAATACTCGGATACTACAGTTCGGAAAAGATTtataaatcaaatacattttacacTCGGCCAGAATCgggttttgtaactttttttgagCTGCAGTGATATTGCAGCTTGAGATTGATTTTAGGCAGCCTATCAACATAAGGCTAAAGTCTGCAAGCTTCTTTGTCAAGTAagtaaaaacaagtaaaaaaaaaaaaaaaagagagagatgtgCAAAGTAAAGTTAATTCTACTATAGCAATGCTTGCAAAACCCAGCACAAAAATACTAATACTAGTAAATACTTAAAGTTCCAGAAAGCCgtggtgaaaaaataaaataaaataaaataaaataaaaaaggctatTACGGGAAAGAGAAGGCCGACTAGAGGAGTTCACGGGTCCGATAGTAATATGGAACTCACCCGTAAATTTGATCTTTATCCCTCTTTAACACATCGTTGACAGCCGAGCCCATGCTGGTGGGCATGACATTGGGATGGGGGGCATGTGTGCCGTAGTGCTGGCTGGCGTGGAGCGGCGGTCCGTGGTTCAGATGATGGACCTGCGGCAGCGGCCGAGGCGCGTGAGGATCCCCGTACATACCGACCCCGTCCATGCCGCCGTAATGAGCCAACTCATCGTACTGCAAGAGAAGCAGAAAGTCAGGAAGAGCACAAAAATAGACACAAAAGGGCTAGTGTGAGgggaaaagaaaggaaagaaaggggAAAAAGTGTCGCGCGGAGCTAAAGTTTGCTGGCGTATTTGCTCGTAATTACCAAAAACATGGTCAAGTTGTGCTTCCCGAAGCTTGTCTGTAAAAGCGGCAGCAGGAGCCCGTCAGCGGAGCTCAGGCGCTCACACGCGGAGAATATTCCCAATCAAGTGCGTCAGACTGAAGGAGTTTTGCGCGTGCGACGACAGTCGAGGCCTGTGATAGATAGTGTATAGTGGAGGTGAGTGCTGGAGATTTTAAACCTACCCTTTGCGCCATCAGCCTGCGCTCCAATAAACCTCTGGATCTGTGTCGTAGATTTAATTTCCCAGTCCGCTCACAAACTCACGCGCTGCAATAGATCCCCCTTTTTCAAGCAACTTGCCGAATTCTCCTATTTTCCAGAACGAGCGCAGGCATCAGGAAGAGTTTTGCAATTATTGTTCTTTTCCTCTTTGCCCCcccagaaaagaaagaaaagaaaaaaaaagtcgaGCACCAAACTGAAGGTTACAGCCGGCCCATCAACAACCTGCGTGGAACCAAACTGTCGCGTCTCATGGCTTTTTGCCACTCCAGCTGTCAATCAAAGCCAAAGGTTGTCAaggtaatgaatgaatgatggtTGGTGATGATGTTCAAGAGAAGATGAATCTTTTTAGCCCCGTTTTCATCCCACAAGTCCCTCTCTCCTTTATGCCTCCGGTCCGCTTTCTTGTTTTATTactacagtaaaaactgaaaagAGAAGAGTTTGTGGAAAGCGCATCGGTCTCCGGCGCGGTCTGAGATGAGATGAGTGAGTGTCAGTGAGTGTTGGCAGGTCGGCCGCTCGCTCGCTTATAGAACGCAGAGAGTTGAGCTGCGCGCATCGGCGGGAGAATGAAATGACGGAAGCCGGAAGTGGCGCTGAGCACAGCCAGTCCTGCACGAGCTCCACGCCAAACCCTGCGCGAGAGGCGAGCGTCCAGTGCGCGAGGGGGGAGCCACGCATCTCCGCGCACCGCAGATCCCACTCACATACGCTGAGAAGAGGCGTCGCGGCGCGTTGGGCACGCGTCCAAACGTTAAAATAGCGCTATTAGTATCATTATTGGACAGAGGAAAGTCATTTCAGCCCTACTTTGCTTAATGCATAACTGAGCGATGCGATACAACCGATATCGAGTGTCACATCCCCCTTTTTTTCTTGTGCGAGGCACAACAAGGTTGAAAAAACGGGCCCCTTTTAGAATAAAGTAAACTTttccacacacgagaagaaaaacaaaagcatGGTTTATGTTTGGAAACTGTCTTTATAGCATTTGAAGATTGAAATGTGAGCCGCGCATCGCGTGCTCAATTATCAAAGAGCCTCGAGATCATCAATCATTAGGAAGGCCTGAAGTTTCAGAGGAGGAGCAATGATATTGATTGTGCTACAGATGGCCCCAAATACCACAAACAGACCCTTAAAATACTGCTCCTCATCGATGATCATAGCCTGCATCGCGGCACGTGTGACATCACCGTCCTATCGATCGCTTTTTACATAAACGTCTACATTTAGAGCACCCTGACTTGTTTTGATGTCGAAATTAACAATTCAGGGCTTAGTGGAGCTGAACTCGAGCGGGGTCTCGACAAACAAGCTCAATAAAGTGCTCCACAGACGCCGAACCACGGGCTCGAGCTCGAACGAAGCAAGCAATTAAAAGGGATTTCATAAAGTGCTGTGTTTATAACAGAGGGGAGGGAAGAGCACGAGGAGAGAGTAGAAGTGCAGGGTTCACTGTGCGAGAGGGACTGAGTGGACACAGAGCGCGCGCTGTCTGACCACTGCTTCATCGCGAGGAAGAGCATGAGGAGCTTTCTGTAGAGACACGGTAAGTCCATCGCATCCTACAGAACCGAGCCTGCGACTCTCTACACAATCACAGCAAAAGAGTTGACTACAACTTTATAAATAATGCGTAAAAATCTACTGAAACACATCTATAAAGTCAAACAATAAATCAGTGTCTTTAGAGAAATGCTCTGTTAGTTAACGTTTTCGGTTGATTAAAAATGTTTTGGGAagcattaaagcatccagatacgCGCATTGCTTCACTTTTCAGTTTGTTAATCCACTGTATAATCACAGCGgctttaccatagtaaaactacagtttcCCGCGAACTTCACCAACAGAGAAAAACACGCTTTCgatttcaaaaatgtttaaaatatcataCCCGATTCGTCTTTATCAATatgcatgaaataaaatatttagtaaaaaaaaaaataaacccgtGTGTAGATAGGctactacaaaaataataaaaaaggctgaAATCTGTGAGTGAACGGGGGAGATGGCATTAACAGGAGGTAGAATTTCATCTGCTGGTGTCAAACTGAGGTCATTTTAGGGTTAAAGCTCTCGATGTCTCTGTCCAGCTGCGGCTGACGATCCGTTTCAACGAGAACACTTTTACATAACCTCTCACAAATCTCCAccattgtttttaatgaaaaacatcatataaaataaacatacacatatcATCGAAATGTAAACCATCAGTCAGAGGAGAATGCATTTCTAGTTTTGTGAAATAGCCTATCTTTATCTAAACAGATTTAGGCTAtagcaacaaaaaacatttatgtaaatCTGAATTATGTcaaatattcaaaatgttaaaCTATTTGATCCTATTTAATTCGAATGGTTTTGTTCTAAAATTGTAATTCTTGTTTTATAGCCGACCTATGAACAGATTTACAGAACAACAGGTCATCTATACGCACCCAACGAAACACGCTTTCAGATGCTCACGCCTATATTTGCTCAACTAGAAACATTTcagaatttcatttaaaaaaagttatgatTTCTAGATTAATCATCTCTATTTGAAAATGTTCCAACCTATAGGTTCTGATAGGCGTGGAGGTCTGTTTCTTTGGTGaatatttatgttaataaataataatttctccATGTGAACTCTGCCTGACCTCAGGGAACTCGACATTCCTGTCCCTGAAGGAAAGCTGTGCTACTCCAATGTTTGTAGAAGTTTCGTGAGGAACCGTAAATTCTGGAGTGTGAAAGGCATATTTTCCTTCAGTGGCATTATTCTCACTGCACTGTGAgactctcagtgtgtgtgtgtgtgtctgtgtgtgtgtgtgtgtgtgtgtgtgtgtgtttctgtctgcagC
The sequence above is drawn from the Carassius carassius chromosome 31, fCarCar2.1, whole genome shotgun sequence genome and encodes:
- the meis2a gene encoding homeobox protein Meis2a isoform X1, producing the protein MAQRYDELAHYGGMDGVGMYGDPHAPRPLPQVHHLNHGPPLHASQHYGTHAPHPNVMPTSMGSAVNDVLKRDKDQIYGHPLFPLLALVFEKCELATCTPREPGVAGGDVCSSDSFNEDIAVFAKQVRAEKPLFSSNPELDNLMIQAIQVLRFHLLELEKVHELCDNFCHRYISCLKGKMPIDLVIDERDGNSKSDHEDISGSSTNLADHMGNVDGWIRSDRLQNPASWRDHDDATSTHSAGTPGPSSGGHASQSGDNSSEQGDGLDNSVASPGTGDDDDPDKDKKRQKKRGIFPKVATNIMRAWLFQHLTHPYPSEEQKKQLAQDTGLTILQVNNWFINARRRIVQPMIDQSNRAVSQGAAYSPEGQPMGSFVLDGQQHMGIRPAGPMSGMGMNMGMDGQWHYM
- the meis2a gene encoding homeobox protein Meis2a isoform X3; protein product: MAQRYDELAHYGGMDGVGMYGDPHAPRPLPQVHHLNHGPPLHASQHYGTHAPHPNVMPTSMGSAVNDVLKRDKDQIYGHPLFPLLALVFEKCELATCTPREPGVAGGDVCSSDSFNEDIAVFAKQVRAEKPLFSSNPELDNLMIQAIQVLRFHLLELEKVHELCDNFCHRYISCLKGKMPIDLVIDERDGNSKSDHEDISGSSTNLADHNPASWRDHDDATSTHSAGTPGPSSGGHASQSGDNSSEQDGLDNSVASPGTGDDDDPDKDKKRQKKRGIFPKVATNIMRAWLFQHLTHPYPSEEQKKQLAQDTGLTILQVNNWFINARRRIVQPMIDQSNRAGFLLDPSVSQGAAYSPEGQPMGSFVLDGQQHMGIRPAGPMSGMGMNMGMDGQWHYM
- the meis2a gene encoding homeobox protein Meis2a isoform X2, whose protein sequence is MAQRYDELAHYGGMDGVGMYGDPHAPRPLPQVHHLNHGPPLHASQHYGTHAPHPNVMPTSMGSAVNDVLKRDKDQIYGHPLFPLLALVFEKCELATCTPREPGVAGGDVCSSDSFNEDIAVFAKQVRAEKPLFSSNPELDNLMIQAIQVLRFHLLELEKVHELCDNFCHRYISCLKGKMPIDLVIDERDGNSKSDHEDISGSSTNLADHNPASWRDHDDATSTHSAGTPGPSSGGHASQSGDNSSEQGDGLDNSVASPGTGDDDDPDKDKKRQKKRGIFPKVATNIMRAWLFQHLTHPYPSEEQKKQLAQDTGLTILQVNNWFINARRRIVQPMIDQSNRAGFLLDPSVSQGAAYSPEGQPMGSFVLDGQQHMGIRPAGPMSGMGMNMGMDGQWHYM
- the meis2a gene encoding homeobox protein Meis2a isoform X4 translates to MAQRYDELAHYGGMDGVGMYGDPHAPRPLPQVHHLNHGPPLHASQHYGTHAPHPNVMPTSMGSAVNDVLKRDKDQIYGHPLFPLLALVFEKCELATCTPREPGVAGGDVCSSDSFNEDIAVFAKQVRAEKPLFSSNPELDNLMIQAIQVLRFHLLELEKVHELCDNFCHRYISCLKGKMPIDLVIDERDGNSKSDHEDISGSSTNLADHNPASWRDHDDATSTHSAGTPGPSSGGHASQSGDNSSEQGDGLDNSVASPGTGDDDDPDKDKKRQKKRGIFPKVATNIMRAWLFQHLTHPYPSEEQKKQLAQDTGLTILQVNNWFINARRRIVQPMIDQSNRAVSQGAAYSPEGQPMGSFVLDGQQHMGIRPAGPMSGMGMNMGMDGQWHYM